In Glaciimonas sp. PCH181, a single genomic region encodes these proteins:
- a CDS encoding rhodanese-like domain-containing protein, with protein MNKFVDPHTLKNWLHDGAEIALFDVREQGQYGESHLFYGVPLPYSRLELDVQRLAPLPSVRLVVYDEDQSIAVRAAARLAACGYTNVHILEGGTRGWKEAGYVLFSGVHVPSKTFGELVEENYHTPSVTAPALFEMLQRGEDVVVLDGRPLSEYHKMTIPGSICCPNGELSYRIHDMIDNPDTTIVVNCAGRTRSIIGAQTLINLGLKNPIMALENGTQGWYLEDFPLEHGSKRKYSDQVSDNARVVGRAASANVAQRFDVQSVEAATISEWLAGGDSSVFLCDVRTPDEFANGSLSGAQSTPGGQLIQANDQYIGVRNARLVLFDDDGIRAPVVASWLKQLGHDAYVLRGGLQSQFSLLHSGRGAVALTDASQLPAITVAELKTGLADKRLCVMDVRGSMQYRKSHIPGASWGIRPHFPALEAFAGKCDVVLVGDEDAVVALAASEWCKPTSEHHPDVRVMRLEGGFAAWVTAQLPVESTPELPVDAECLDYLFFVHDRHDGNKAAARQYLQWETGLLAQLDQRELDAFDLD; from the coding sequence ATGAATAAATTTGTCGATCCACACACGCTCAAGAACTGGCTGCACGATGGTGCCGAAATCGCACTCTTCGATGTCCGCGAACAAGGCCAGTATGGTGAATCCCATTTGTTTTACGGCGTACCGCTGCCGTATAGCAGGCTCGAACTGGATGTGCAAAGGCTAGCCCCATTGCCATCGGTGCGTTTGGTTGTGTATGACGAAGATCAGTCCATCGCAGTCCGCGCCGCAGCACGGCTGGCGGCATGCGGTTATACCAATGTCCATATTCTGGAAGGCGGCACGCGCGGCTGGAAGGAAGCGGGCTACGTACTTTTTTCCGGCGTGCATGTGCCCTCAAAAACCTTCGGCGAACTAGTCGAAGAGAACTACCATACGCCATCCGTTACCGCACCGGCATTGTTTGAGATGCTGCAACGCGGTGAAGACGTAGTCGTGCTGGATGGACGCCCTCTTTCCGAATATCACAAGATGACGATACCGGGTTCGATCTGCTGCCCGAATGGTGAACTAAGTTATCGCATCCATGACATGATCGATAATCCGGACACCACCATCGTCGTTAATTGCGCAGGCCGCACCCGCAGCATCATCGGCGCACAAACCCTGATCAATCTGGGATTAAAAAATCCGATCATGGCGCTGGAAAACGGCACGCAGGGCTGGTATCTGGAAGACTTTCCGCTGGAACACGGCAGCAAACGCAAGTATTCCGATCAGGTATCGGATAACGCGCGCGTAGTCGGCCGCGCAGCTAGCGCAAACGTGGCGCAGCGTTTCGATGTACAAAGCGTTGAGGCAGCGACGATTTCAGAATGGCTGGCGGGCGGCGATTCCTCGGTATTTTTATGCGACGTGCGCACCCCCGACGAGTTTGCCAACGGTAGTCTTTCCGGTGCCCAAAGCACGCCCGGCGGTCAACTGATTCAAGCCAACGATCAATACATCGGCGTAAGAAACGCACGTCTGGTGCTGTTCGATGACGACGGTATTCGCGCACCCGTAGTTGCCAGCTGGCTGAAACAACTAGGGCACGATGCCTATGTATTGCGCGGCGGTCTTCAAAGCCAATTTTCCCTTCTGCATTCTGGACGCGGCGCGGTGGCGTTGACCGACGCATCGCAACTGCCGGCCATCACTGTAGCTGAACTAAAAACCGGTCTGGCAGACAAACGGCTGTGTGTCATGGATGTGCGTGGCAGCATGCAGTACCGCAAGTCGCATATCCCCGGCGCCAGTTGGGGCATACGGCCACACTTTCCCGCGCTGGAAGCATTTGCCGGGAAGTGCGATGTAGTACTGGTTGGCGACGAAGATGCGGTCGTCGCGCTGGCAGCAAGCGAATGGTGCAAGCCGACCTCCGAACATCATCCTGATGTCAGAGTGATGCGACTGGAAGGCGGCTTTGCAGCGTGGGTCACGGCGCAATTACCGGTCGAGAGCACGCCAGAGTTGCCGGTCGATGCAGAATGTCTCGATTATCTGTTCTTTGTCCACGACCGTCACGATGGCAACAAGGCCGCAGCACGCCAATATCTGCAATGGGAAACCGGCCTGCTGGCACAACTGGATCAACGCGAACTGGATGCCTTCGATCTGGATTGA
- a CDS encoding ABC transporter ATP-binding protein, whose product MTLSSNTAASSLASSAEPVTRDTPAIDIRNVSCRFISPDGKATVALRDFTMSVARGEFCAIVGPTGCGKSTTLSLITGLLKPTVGEVRIMGEVVNGIDPRIGFVFQSDAVFPWRSVLDNVAAGPLFRGKPKEAAYALAEEWIRRVGLNKFSNHYPHQLSGGMRKRVALAQTFINSPEILLMDEPFSALDMQTRTLMQDELLQLWSSQSGSVVFVTHDLEEAIALADKVYVLTARPATLKSVYQVDLPRPRVMSEVRYEQRFIDISRKIWSDLREEVHIS is encoded by the coding sequence ATGACATTATCCTCAAATACGGCCGCTTCGAGCTTGGCATCTTCTGCTGAGCCGGTCACCAGAGATACCCCGGCGATTGATATTCGTAACGTCTCTTGTCGCTTCATTTCACCGGACGGTAAAGCGACGGTGGCACTGCGCGATTTCACAATGAGTGTTGCTCGCGGTGAATTTTGCGCCATCGTCGGCCCGACGGGGTGCGGCAAGTCCACTACGCTTAGCTTGATTACCGGCCTGCTTAAACCCACCGTCGGCGAAGTTCGCATCATGGGCGAAGTGGTGAATGGTATCGATCCAAGGATCGGCTTTGTGTTTCAGAGCGATGCTGTATTTCCTTGGCGAAGCGTGCTCGACAATGTTGCTGCTGGTCCGCTTTTTCGCGGTAAACCCAAAGAGGCTGCCTATGCATTGGCAGAGGAATGGATACGCAGAGTGGGTCTGAACAAGTTTAGTAACCATTATCCGCACCAACTTTCTGGCGGTATGCGCAAACGTGTCGCGCTGGCGCAAACTTTTATCAACAGCCCGGAAATTTTATTAATGGACGAGCCGTTTAGTGCGCTAGATATGCAGACCAGAACCTTGATGCAGGATGAGTTGCTGCAACTGTGGTCTTCGCAATCCGGGTCGGTAGTGTTTGTTACGCATGATCTGGAGGAGGCCATTGCGTTGGCTGACAAGGTGTACGTATTGACTGCTCGCCCAGCAACATTGAAGAGCGTGTATCAGGTTGATTTGCCTCGTCCCCGCGTGATGTCCGAGGTTCGCTACGAGCAGCGTTTTATTGATATATCCCGCAAGATTTGGTCTGATTTACGGGAAGAAGTCCATATTAGCTGA
- the metC gene encoding cystathionine beta-lyase, protein MSKPLLKKLRPQTRLLKSGTAPVYQGGKAVNPPVVRASTVLFETVEELASMRARRNDERIFTYGARGNPTAFALEDAVADIEGGYRTRLFPTGLAAIAMVFTTYLKPGDHVLIADCVYQPVRHFAETFMRQFGIEVTYFSADGSDIAEKARPNTKMLYVECPGSLVYELCDMRSLATLATANGWLLVADNTWGSGLQYQPLALGADVSIMAATKYLGGHSDVMMGTVTTNEKAWQQLAIMTDAFGMTVSPDDAYLVLRGIRTLAARLALHEQHALKIAHWLRDRPEVARVFCPALPDHPDHAIWQRDCKGTNGLISFEFVRADQQVAASFVNRLGLFGIGASWGGFESLATIADMKAARSVTDWSNSGAIVRLHIGLEDPDDLIEDLTQAFTG, encoded by the coding sequence ATGTCCAAACCCTTATTGAAGAAACTTCGGCCGCAAACCCGACTGCTCAAAAGCGGCACCGCGCCTGTTTATCAGGGCGGTAAGGCGGTCAATCCGCCAGTGGTGCGCGCTTCCACAGTGCTGTTTGAAACGGTCGAAGAATTAGCGTCGATGCGCGCACGTCGTAATGACGAGCGCATCTTTACCTATGGCGCACGCGGCAATCCAACGGCATTTGCGCTCGAAGATGCCGTTGCAGATATCGAAGGCGGATATCGCACCAGATTATTCCCGACAGGACTAGCTGCCATCGCGATGGTCTTCACCACTTACCTGAAACCCGGCGATCACGTCCTCATCGCGGATTGCGTCTATCAGCCGGTCCGCCATTTTGCCGAAACCTTCATGAGACAGTTCGGCATAGAGGTTACCTACTTTAGCGCCGATGGCAGCGACATCGCCGAAAAAGCCCGGCCCAATACCAAAATGCTGTACGTCGAATGCCCAGGCTCGCTAGTCTACGAACTGTGTGACATGCGCAGTCTGGCGACGCTTGCCACTGCGAATGGCTGGTTGCTGGTGGCGGATAACACCTGGGGTTCCGGCTTGCAATATCAGCCGCTAGCCTTGGGCGCAGATGTGTCCATCATGGCTGCTACTAAATATTTAGGCGGTCATTCCGATGTGATGATGGGAACAGTCACTACTAACGAAAAAGCTTGGCAACAGTTGGCAATCATGACCGACGCGTTCGGCATGACAGTCAGCCCAGACGATGCGTATCTGGTCTTACGCGGCATCCGCACACTCGCCGCACGGTTAGCGCTGCACGAGCAGCACGCACTTAAAATCGCCCACTGGCTGCGCGATCGACCAGAAGTCGCACGCGTGTTTTGTCCGGCATTACCAGACCATCCCGACCATGCCATCTGGCAGCGCGATTGCAAGGGAACCAACGGTTTAATTTCGTTTGAATTCGTCCGCGCAGACCAACAAGTCGCAGCAAGCTTCGTTAATCGACTGGGACTGTTTGGTATCGGCGCGTCATGGGGAGGTTTTGAAAGTCTGGCAACCATAGCCGATATGAAAGCGGCGCGTAGCGTGACTGACTGGTCAAATTCAGGTGCGATTGTCCGCCTGCATATCGGGCTGGAAGATCCTGATGATTTGATTGAAGATCTGACACAAGCTTTTACGGGATAA
- a CDS encoding ABC transporter permease: protein MTQTHSLDQLSAASLATVEQAAQRKIKMRYWLVIFLRVAILVFVLGGWELGARLQWIDPFFFSQPSLIVIQIYDWIVEGTSQGPLWVQVMVTLEETVLGFLIGAVAGVICGILLGRNKLLSDVFSIYIQIANSIPRVVLGSIFVISLGLGMASKVALAVVMVFFVVFANAFQGVREADRYMIANAQILGASPRQVTMSVVIPSALSWILASLHVSFGFALVGAVVGEFLGSKQGIGLLISTAQGAFNASGVFAAMIVLAVVALAADYLLLRVEKRLLKWRPAAF from the coding sequence ATGACGCAAACACACTCACTCGACCAGCTAAGCGCTGCTAGCCTGGCGACGGTTGAACAGGCGGCCCAGCGAAAAATCAAGATGCGCTATTGGCTGGTGATTTTCTTGCGGGTTGCAATATTGGTATTCGTTCTCGGAGGCTGGGAGTTAGGGGCGCGATTACAGTGGATCGATCCATTTTTCTTTTCTCAGCCCTCATTGATTGTGATTCAGATCTATGACTGGATTGTTGAGGGAACGTCGCAAGGGCCTTTGTGGGTTCAGGTAATGGTCACGCTGGAAGAAACAGTACTCGGTTTTTTGATTGGCGCAGTAGCCGGTGTTATTTGTGGGATTTTACTCGGGCGTAACAAACTCTTATCGGATGTATTCAGTATTTATATCCAGATCGCCAACTCCATTCCACGGGTCGTGCTGGGATCGATTTTTGTGATTTCACTGGGACTTGGTATGGCATCCAAGGTTGCTTTGGCTGTTGTAATGGTATTTTTTGTGGTGTTTGCGAATGCCTTCCAGGGAGTACGTGAAGCTGATCGTTACATGATTGCCAACGCACAGATTTTGGGTGCCTCGCCTCGTCAGGTAACGATGTCGGTCGTGATTCCATCGGCACTTAGTTGGATTTTGGCAAGTCTGCACGTCAGTTTTGGTTTTGCGCTGGTGGGAGCGGTGGTGGGCGAATTTCTTGGCTCAAAACAGGGAATCGGTTTGCTGATTTCAACGGCGCAAGGCGCATTTAATGCCAGTGGCGTATTCGCTGCGATGATTGTGCTGGCGGTGGTGGCACTGGCAGCCGATTATTTGCTACTGAGAGTCGAGAAACGTTTGCTGAAATGGCGTCCGGCAGCATTTTAA
- a CDS encoding amino acid ABC transporter ATP-binding protein — translation MLKLENVDKWYGDYHALKAVNANVKKGEVVVICGPSGSGKSTLIRTLTRLEAIQGGRILFEEKDIYERTVDVNKLRARVGFVFQSFNLFQNMSVRENLTLGPIKVLGLSRDEANARAKELLIKVGLENKIDAMPINLSGGQQQRVAIARALAMQPALMLFDEPTSALDPEMVNEVLQVMQSLARDGMTMIIVSHEMGFAREVSSRVWFMDNGELLEDAPPEKFFSNPQHPRARKFLQDVVRPHDAVHAPIAA, via the coding sequence ATGTTGAAATTAGAAAATGTTGATAAATGGTATGGCGACTATCACGCTCTGAAGGCGGTGAACGCCAACGTAAAAAAAGGTGAAGTAGTCGTCATCTGCGGTCCTTCCGGATCAGGAAAATCGACCTTGATCCGTACCCTCACCCGACTGGAAGCGATTCAGGGTGGCCGGATTTTGTTCGAAGAAAAAGATATCTACGAACGCACAGTCGATGTCAACAAACTCCGGGCGCGGGTCGGTTTCGTGTTTCAGAGTTTCAATCTATTTCAGAATATGTCGGTGCGAGAAAACCTGACGCTGGGGCCAATCAAAGTTCTTGGACTCAGTCGCGATGAAGCAAATGCGCGGGCCAAAGAACTGCTGATAAAGGTGGGACTGGAAAACAAAATCGATGCCATGCCAATCAATTTATCCGGCGGTCAGCAACAACGCGTTGCCATCGCCCGCGCATTGGCAATGCAACCGGCGCTGATGTTGTTCGATGAGCCAACTAGCGCGCTTGATCCTGAAATGGTGAATGAAGTCTTGCAAGTCATGCAGTCGCTGGCCCGCGATGGCATGACGATGATTATCGTTTCACACGAGATGGGCTTCGCTCGCGAAGTATCGAGCCGGGTATGGTTTATGGACAACGGCGAGTTGCTTGAAGATGCGCCACCGGAGAAGTTTTTTTCCAATCCGCAGCATCCACGGGCCCGCAAATTTTTACAAGACGTGGTGCGTCCGCATGACGCCGTCCACGCACCAATCGCAGCATAA
- a CDS encoding amino acid ABC transporter permease has protein sequence MLEILQNYASLFLIGAYPHGPLGGLAMTLTLSVLGLTLSFPIAIMLGLAHLSSFGWVRVTALWWTRVIRGIPLLLIIFWAYFCVPLIVGAEVSGFTTVVCAIVVYESAFLAQVVRAGLEGLPKGQSEAARSMGLTWMQSMRFVLLPQALVNMIPSIVNQFVSTIKATSLAYVIGVPELTYSAAQVNTMTLTKPLETYLVLAGFYFVLCFSISRVAGLLEQRIASKSRGMA, from the coding sequence ATGCTGGAAATTTTACAAAACTATGCATCGCTGTTTCTCATCGGCGCTTATCCCCATGGTCCGCTAGGCGGTCTGGCGATGACGTTGACGCTGTCCGTGCTGGGTCTGACGCTATCGTTTCCGATTGCGATCATGCTCGGGCTGGCGCATCTTTCATCGTTCGGATGGGTGCGTGTGACCGCACTGTGGTGGACCCGCGTGATCCGCGGCATACCTTTGCTGCTGATCATTTTCTGGGCCTACTTTTGCGTACCTTTGATCGTCGGTGCTGAGGTATCCGGCTTCACGACAGTGGTCTGCGCCATCGTCGTGTATGAAAGCGCATTTCTGGCGCAGGTTGTGCGCGCCGGGCTGGAAGGCTTGCCCAAGGGTCAATCTGAAGCGGCCCGTTCGATGGGACTGACCTGGATGCAAAGCATGCGCTTTGTACTGCTGCCGCAGGCGCTGGTGAATATGATTCCGTCGATCGTGAATCAATTTGTGTCGACCATCAAGGCGACCTCGCTGGCGTATGTGATTGGCGTTCCCGAGCTGACTTATTCAGCGGCGCAAGTGAACACCATGACGCTGACCAAGCCGCTGGAAACTTATCTGGTATTGGCGGGCTTTTATTTCGTTCTATGTTTTTCTATCTCTCGTGTCGCCGGTCTGCTGGAACAGCGTATTGCCAGTAAATCACGAGGAATGGCCTAA